The sequence below is a genomic window from Coffea arabica cultivar ET-39 chromosome 4c, Coffea Arabica ET-39 HiFi, whole genome shotgun sequence.
ATTAAGAAGTTAAAACTCAAGGTACGCCTTCAAAATTACCTAAAGAACTATAACCTTGCTTGACCCATAACCTTGCTTGAACTGCtattttttcccaaaaattttTCACATCTTAAATACAAATTTCCCTATCACTTCAAACACGACCGCACGCGTACTACTCAAACTAAAGGATAGAAACCCCAAAGATTTGACTTGCTTCGTAATCTAAGTGTACATCCTACATTAGGCATCAAGCAAGGGACGGATAAAATCAGCCTAATCAGGCAACCACTAAATTTACTGCAATGGCGGAATGATCCTTCACTTGTAATGGTTTACTGCCATTATTCAAAGGTCTAGAGGTACTCGCTCGGGGCAACTCTAATCCCAACAACCGACGGCCGTGATAAATCCACAATAGCTTAATAGTGAGAGTGAGCGGGAACGACAATCAGACGAAAGCACAAATAGAGCCTTTCTTCAGCCCTTCGTTAACCTCAACCATTTTTCATGTATGTTGCTCAACTGGCCCAGGCATCCGATAGCTTCATTCGCGTTAAGCACAACATAGAGCACCAAGACAGCAATCGTCCTCACTCAAAACATTGACAGCTACCGGGTTTTAGTTTTGAGTTACCACCCTCTTGACAGTCGAAAATGTCATTACAGGTGAATCCAGGCATTAATAACATATAAATAATCGAGCAAGTTATGCATGCACATTCCCATAGAAAAATGGCACACAAGAATTGGAACTCCAGCTAGCCATAGTCACTCATGACGCATTCATTCGTATCAAAGATCCAACCAAAATAGTACATTTAACGGAAAGTAACAATGCTCAACAATCAGAAGGGCACAAGTCCCCTGAAATGCTGctctcaaaaattttaatatgttCCGATACTACTTTAATGAAGAACAAAACAGCAACTACAATTAAAAAGAGTATCCCTCTTCAAAACCAAAGCCTCTCAAGCAGATGCAGCTGCTACCTTCTTCCTTGGAGCTGCTTGAGTACCTATACGCACCATCCCCCCAGACATATAAAACTTTTGAACGAAGAAAAACCCAAgtataatttcagaaaaaataAGCAGAAAAAAATCTATCTTTGCAATAAAATTACCTTCTCTGAAGTTGGTCTTGAATCGGCGGGGGACGTGGCGGAGATACCTCATGCGTCCGGTTCCGGTAGTCTTTCTCCTGATTGCCTTCACACTCCAGTTATCTAAGATGCATAAACAAAATCCCCATCAATAAATGAGATCAGCATaagaaaatgttaaaaaaaaaaaagagagatgtGGAACAATAATTGGGAAAATTACAAGTTCTCTTGCGAGCAGCAGGGTAGGCACAAGCAGCACAGCGGCTCTTCTGGAGATGGAAGCTGCGGCGGCCACACCTCACGCAGAGCGTGTGGgtcttgtttcttcttttaccAAAACTCCCTGTTCCCTTACCCTATTATCACAGATTTAAAAGCCATAAGAAGGATAGATGAGATTAAAACATCAGATGAAAAATAGCAGAGGTAAGCGGAAATAGTCAACAATGGCAAAAAGctttttgcttttctcattTTCCAGGATAATACGAGTGAAATAAGTGAAGGGGTGACGAGGGATTACCATGGCTGGTGATGAGATGCCAAAAACCCTAGGAGGATGCTCTGGTTCTGACGatcaagaagaagcaaaatgagCTGCGGCGTTGGAGGCTGTGTTTTATAAACGGGGAGTTGTAGCGAAGAAAATGAGTGACTGGGGGGGTTtttagggtttgggtttggtTGATGCTGGGACTTTTAACTCAAGCCTTCGTGTAAAGCTGTTGGGCTACGTCCATTGGAGGCTAATGCTCTCAAGTGGGCTAATAAAGCCCACCAGGAAAAACTGATTAATTAAATATCGTAAATCTCGCAGTAAAATATACGTATCCATTTGAATTAGTAAATAGTACTAATAAAGTGAGCCTGAAATTTTTAGAAGAATAATAAGAGAGGAAGCCTGAATTGAAAACGAGATAAATAGAGAATAAATAACTCTGGAAAAACCGCGgggcgaaaaaaaaaaatgaaaagaaaaaattggttgCGACTGAGCGCGGGAAATACAGCAAGCTACTCCGAGCTATATTACTTTATACTGCGCGCGAGATTCTTCTGGGTTCTTGCTATCAATTCAGCAGATTCATATCATCGATTCAGccaaaaatagtaaaataataATTGCAGATTCATATCTTCGTCCTTCCCCTGTATTTCCCCAGAAAGCCAACAAGGATATATAGttgggaagaaaagaaacagaagAATGGAAGAAGACGGGGAAATGCAGTTTCCAGCATTCCCGCATAAGCCCTACTCCATTCAGATCGATTTCATGAAGGCCCTTTACCAGTCCCTCCAGAAAGGAGGCATTGCCATGCTCGAAAGTCCCACTGGTAATCCAAATTGTCCGTTCACCAATAACCCTCTattatttgtatgtttttcttttaatctactTAGCAGAATAGTATTGGGCAATTGCATTGCTTTCCTTTTCTCTGATTCACTGTTAGAGTCTTTTTTATATTGGGGAACGATTCCGTTGTTGAATTGCTTTAAATTGATCTAATGCAGGAACTGGCAAAACATTAAGTATAATTTGCAGTGCTTTGCAGTGGCTTGTTGATAAGAGGCAACAAAATCTTGACCCTGCCAAAGATGGGTCtgattcaaatcaaaatttaaaagatGAGGATCCTCCAGGTTCGGATGGTGAGCCCGATTGGATGAGAAAATTTACTGTGAATAAAGAAAGCGAGTCCCCTCAAGAtaggaagacaaaaataaaaaattttagatcgAAGAAATGGAATAAGAAGGGAAAAG
It includes:
- the LOC113742435 gene encoding large ribosomal subunit protein eL37x, coding for MGKGTGSFGKRRNKTHTLCVRCGRRSFHLQKSRCAACAYPAARKRTYNWSVKAIRRKTTGTGRMRYLRHVPRRFKTNFREGTQAAPRKKVAAASA